The Astyanax mexicanus isolate ESR-SI-001 chromosome 20, AstMex3_surface, whole genome shotgun sequence genome contains a region encoding:
- the LOC103041997 gene encoding olfactory receptor 1571-like — translation MTYVVYLNNASFIYPPTFYINGFYNVPNAKYYYIFLCFVYAVTILGNSFIMGTIYLARALHTAKYIAVINLAMSDLCGSTALIPRYVDMFLFNKQYISYGECLSSMFFMFFFMSMQSFTLLALAFDRVIAICFPLRYHAIVTKTTMMMIVAVMWVISVCIIALLVSLITRLTFCGSITVDSYYCDHGPVYRLSCNDQFPNRVMGYVYAAVMIFIPLLLIAFSYGCIAFALFKISHGGERMKAMKTCTSHLILVAMFYLPILTVYFLASTTYLHPNTRIINSILTQTVPPMLNPIIYTLKTEEVLQSIKVLYKRIKVDSMEQPVKSIVKKKAVQVDLVALSKTQA, via the coding sequence ATGACTTATGTGGTGTACCTTAACAATGCATCATTTATTTACCCTCCCACATTCTATATCAATGGATTTTACAATGTGCCGAATGcaaagtattattatatatttttatgctttGTGTATGCCGTGACTATTTTAGGTAATTCTTTTATAATGGGCACTATTTACCTGGCTCGTGCTCTTCACACAGCAAAGTATATAGCTGTCATAAATTTAGCTATGTCTGATTTGTGTGGAAGCACTGCTTTAATTCCGAGGTATGTAGacatgtttttgtttaataagCAGTATATATCTTATGGAGAGTGTCTGTCAagcatgttttttatgtttttcttcatgtcCATGCAGTCTTTTACTCTGCTTGCTTTGGCCTTTGATAGAGTCATTGCTATATGTTTTCCTCTGAGGTATCATGCTATTGTCACCAAAACTACAATGATGATGATCGTTGCGGTTATGTGGGTTATCTCTGTGTGTATTATTGCTCTTCTTGTATCTCTGATAACCAGACTCACCTTCTGTGGGTCTATAACAGTTGACAGTTATTACTGTGATCATGGTCCTGTCTACAGACTTTCATGTAATGATCAATTTCCTAATCGCGTAATGGGCTATGTTTATGCTGCTGTTATGATTTTTATTCCATTGTTATTAATAGCATTTTCATATGGTTGTATtgcttttgcattatttaagatctcaCATGGTGGTGAGCGAATGAAAGCTATGAAAACATGCACTTCCCACCTTATATTAGTGGCTATGTTTTATCTACCAATCTTAACAGTTTATTTCCTTGCGTCTACAACATATTTACATCCAAATACTAGAATAATTAACTCTATCTTAACACAAACTGTTCCACCTATGTTAAACCCAATCATATATACTCTAAAAACAGAGGAGGTATTACAGTCTATTAAAGTACTGTACAAACGGATCAAGGTGGACAGTATGGAACAGCCTGTAAAAAGCATTGTTAAGAAAAAAGCAGTTCAGGTTGACCTGGTTGCATTAAGCAAAACTCAGGCATGA
- the LOC103047318 gene encoding olfactory receptor 3-like, with protein MTSVVYLNNASFIYPPTFYINGFYNVPHAKYYYIFLCFLYAVTIFGNSFIMGTIYLARALHTAKYIAVLNLAVSDLCGSTALIPRYVDMFLFNKQYISYGECLSSMFFMFFFMSMQSFTLLALAFDRVIAICFPLRYHAIVTKTTMMMIIGVMWVISVGIIALLVSLITRLTFCGSTTVDSYFCDHGPVFRLACNDNFPNRVMAYVYSAVAIFIPLLLIAFSYGCIGFALFKISHGGERMKAMKTCTSHLILVAMFFLPILSVYFLASTTYLHPNTRIINSILTQTVPPMLNPIIYTLKTEEVLQSIKVLYKRIKVSTMEQPVKRILRN; from the coding sequence ATGACCTCTGTGGTGTATCTTAACAATGCATCATTTATTTACCCTCCCACATTTTATATCAATGGGTTCTACAATGTGCCACATGcaaagtattattatatatttttgtgttttttgtatgcTGTCACTATTTTTGGTAATTCTTTTATAATGGGCACTATTTACCTGGCTCGTGCTCTTCACACAGCAAAGTATATAGCTGTCTTAAATTTGGCCGTGTCTGATTTGTGTGGAAGCACTGCTTTAATTCCGAGGTATGTAGacatgtttttgtttaataagCAGTATATATCTTATGGAGAGTGTCTGTCAagcatgttttttatgtttttcttcatgtcCATGCAGTCTTTTACTCTGCTTGCTTTGGCCTTTGATAGAGTCATTGCTATATGTTTTCCTCTGAGGTATCATGCTATTGTCACCAAAACTACAATGATGATGATCATTGGGGTTATGTGGGTTATCTCTGTGGGTATTATTGCTCTTCTTGTATCTCTGATAACCAGACTCACCTTCTGTGGGTCTACAACAGTTGACAGCTATTTCTGTGATCATGGTCCTGTTTTTAGACTCGCATGTAATGATAATTTTCCTAATCGTGTAATGGCCTATGTTTATTCGGCTGTTGCAATTTTTATTCCATTGTTATTAATAGCATTTTCTTATGGTTGTATtggttttgcattatttaagatctcaCATGGTGGTGAACGAATGAAAGCTATGAAAACATGCACTTCCCACCTTATATTAGTGGCTATGTTTTTTCTAccaattttaagtgtttatttccttgCGTCTACAACATATTTACATCCAAATACTAGAATAATTAACTCTATTTTAACACAAACTGTTCCACCTATGTTAAATCCCATCATATATACTCTGAAAACAGAGGAGGTATTGCAGTCTATTAAAGTACTGTACAAACGGATCAAGGTGAGCACTATGGAACAGCCTGTAAAACGCATCCTTAGaaattaa